The Lewinellaceae bacterium genome includes a region encoding these proteins:
- a CDS encoding leucine-rich repeat domain-containing protein: MHRYPLLFVLQFFLLLTTSRISAQDQAMVVRQSREQGFTCINDQGTVLFTLPPGHDPTVRETNEPFKLSNFYFVDFSGDVLPVGDDLHYYLIDRKGEMVRDLGGDINWVSPFRNGFFRVYEQFENRRNASVIYYIDKHGNPMFDGKKFWEASHFREGSAVVQLDDGQGDWLMIDPTGKTLVNLSQEIPGDIRRINHFDRGIWQLSLKTGNSYSTIYLRPDGAHSQRESDLWPFTDANGRPTYKEEKLKISEKINKRINAMEMLTFPAVYKTDEYAYFIFNDAPKGSKEPFPVLYDHQYEVVTLEPGKGVKKIMPLDFMGKYLLALKITETEEKSLVFYNTENLKPTYEVDNLPYTAKVEGNLLVYYTDNNTFSTGVSKIINLDSGKVIYEPDVSTKVFKSLPEALQYREEVRNLDLENLSEQDLILLKSFPNLEVLKLKKTNIINISEGIFPSFPSLHSLSISYFNDLQNLPEDMRQLTQLQNIFLSDCPNLSGLEDILSDLPSVKNIHTDYRFDKQKQAEIQIKNPQLEFEGLLMVVPDNH; the protein is encoded by the coding sequence ATGCACCGATATCCACTGCTTTTCGTCCTTCAATTTTTTCTACTCCTCACTACCTCCCGTATTTCCGCACAAGACCAGGCAATGGTCGTACGCCAGTCCCGTGAACAAGGATTCACTTGTATAAACGACCAGGGAACCGTGCTTTTTACACTGCCTCCGGGCCATGACCCCACCGTTCGGGAAACCAATGAACCTTTCAAATTGAGTAATTTTTATTTCGTGGATTTTTCAGGGGATGTTTTGCCTGTAGGCGATGATCTGCATTATTATCTGATCGACCGAAAAGGAGAAATGGTCCGCGACCTTGGAGGCGACATCAATTGGGTGTCCCCCTTTCGGAATGGTTTTTTCAGGGTATATGAACAATTCGAAAACCGGAGAAATGCTTCCGTAATCTACTATATCGACAAACATGGAAACCCAATGTTTGACGGCAAAAAATTCTGGGAAGCGAGTCATTTCAGAGAAGGAAGTGCAGTGGTTCAATTAGACGATGGGCAAGGCGACTGGTTGATGATCGATCCCACGGGCAAAACATTGGTCAACCTTTCACAGGAAATCCCCGGGGACATCAGGCGTATTAATCATTTCGATAGAGGTATTTGGCAATTGTCATTAAAAACAGGCAACAGTTATTCCACCATTTACCTTCGCCCGGATGGAGCCCATAGTCAAAGAGAAAGTGACCTGTGGCCTTTTACCGATGCCAATGGCCGTCCAACTTACAAAGAGGAAAAACTAAAAATCAGCGAAAAGATAAACAAACGAATCAATGCAATGGAAATGTTGACTTTTCCTGCCGTCTATAAAACCGATGAGTACGCTTATTTCATTTTTAACGACGCCCCAAAGGGAAGCAAAGAACCTTTTCCTGTCCTTTACGATCACCAATATGAGGTGGTCACTCTTGAACCCGGCAAAGGGGTAAAAAAAATAATGCCCCTTGATTTTATGGGTAAATACTTACTCGCCCTGAAAATCACTGAGACCGAAGAGAAAAGTCTTGTTTTTTACAATACCGAAAACCTCAAGCCGACTTATGAGGTGGATAATCTCCCTTATACTGCAAAAGTTGAAGGTAATTTATTGGTTTATTACACCGACAACAACACTTTCAGTACAGGAGTGTCCAAAATAATCAACCTGGATTCCGGAAAAGTCATTTACGAACCGGACGTGAGTACCAAAGTATTTAAATCCCTCCCTGAAGCTTTGCAATACCGTGAGGAGGTAAGAAATCTGGATCTCGAAAACCTGTCGGAACAGGACCTGATTTTGCTAAAATCATTCCCAAACCTGGAAGTTTTAAAACTCAAAAAGACGAATATCATCAACATCTCGGAAGGCATCTTCCCTTCCTTTCCTTCACTGCATAGTCTTAGTATTTCTTATTTCAACGACCTCCAAAACCTGCCTGAAGATATGCGCCAATTAACTCAATTGCAAAATATCTTCCTGTCCGATTGCCCGAATTTAAGCGGCCTTGAGGATATTCTGTCTGACTTGCCTTCGGTGAAAAATATCCACACAGATTACCGCTTCGACAAACAAAAACAAGCCGAAATTCAAATTAAGAATCCACAATTGGAATTCGAAGGGTTGTTGATGGTCGTGCCGGATAATCACTGA
- a CDS encoding serine hydrolase — translation MKNNHLHKILVIVFVIFSGFPVFAQETEVKTLDQYFEKARQDWQVEGMSVGIIKDGKVILAKGYGQLEAGKPARPDGNTLYAIASNTKAFISASIGILVDEGKIKWDDPVTKYLPYFELYDPYVSAHVTIRDLLCHRAGLGTFSGDVIWYKSEYTAEDAIKHIKYLPQAYGFRDGYGYSNLMFITAGEVIKAVSGKTWAEFIREHILDPTGMTRTQTSVVPLRNMANVATPHKPNDEGVNHPIPWVNWDNMGAAGGIVSSVNDMLKWCQLQLDHGTVNEEQIFSLQAQETFWKPHNNYTVSARTKEIYPTRHVAGYALGWSYYDHGGRMVYSHGGGYDGMYSQVTIVPEENMAIVVLTNSMKGISGSLTYYTLDHFFGLQETDWSRQNLERTKDWEKSKIERITERKAKRIPGTTPTLSLEAYTGVYHDDLYGDIEVVENEGKLGLHFKTAPDLNATLEHWHHDVFEIKWNEEHAWFDFGTVQFLMSNNLTPTELQFDIPNDDIFFEEIHAKRQ, via the coding sequence ATGAAAAATAATCACCTGCACAAAATCCTTGTTATTGTATTCGTTATCTTTTCCGGTTTTCCCGTTTTCGCCCAGGAAACAGAGGTAAAAACCCTGGATCAATATTTTGAAAAAGCCCGCCAGGACTGGCAGGTAGAGGGCATGTCCGTCGGCATCATCAAGGATGGCAAGGTGATCCTGGCGAAAGGGTACGGCCAACTCGAAGCCGGCAAACCGGCCCGGCCCGATGGCAATACGCTTTATGCCATTGCGTCCAACACCAAGGCGTTCATCTCCGCTTCCATCGGTATCCTGGTGGATGAAGGCAAGATAAAATGGGATGACCCGGTCACGAAATATCTGCCTTATTTTGAATTGTATGATCCCTACGTCTCGGCTCACGTGACGATAAGGGATTTGCTTTGCCACCGGGCCGGGCTCGGCACTTTCAGCGGGGATGTCATCTGGTACAAAAGTGAATACACCGCGGAAGACGCCATCAAACACATCAAATATCTGCCGCAGGCTTATGGCTTCCGCGATGGTTACGGTTATTCCAACCTGATGTTTATCACCGCCGGAGAAGTCATCAAAGCGGTGAGCGGCAAAACGTGGGCGGAGTTCATCCGCGAGCACATTCTGGATCCCACAGGAATGACCCGCACCCAGACGTCCGTTGTACCACTCCGGAATATGGCCAATGTGGCTACTCCCCACAAACCCAATGACGAAGGAGTCAACCATCCCATTCCCTGGGTCAACTGGGACAATATGGGCGCCGCGGGGGGCATCGTCTCCAGTGTGAATGATATGCTGAAATGGTGCCAGCTGCAACTCGACCACGGCACGGTAAACGAGGAACAAATCTTTAGCCTGCAGGCACAGGAAACTTTCTGGAAGCCTCATAACAACTATACCGTCAGTGCGCGCACTAAGGAAATTTATCCGACGCGACATGTAGCGGGATATGCGCTGGGATGGAGTTACTACGATCATGGGGGCAGAATGGTGTACAGCCATGGGGGCGGTTATGACGGCATGTACTCACAAGTCACCATCGTACCGGAAGAAAACATGGCCATCGTGGTGCTGACCAATTCCATGAAGGGAATTTCCGGCTCGCTGACCTACTACACGCTTGATCATTTTTTCGGCCTTCAAGAAACCGACTGGAGCCGCCAGAACCTGGAAAGAACGAAAGATTGGGAAAAGAGCAAAATCGAACGGATAACAGAACGCAAAGCCAAACGCATCCCCGGCACTACTCCGACATTAAGCCTGGAAGCCTACACCGGGGTTTACCATGATGATCTTTATGGAGATATTGAGGTAGTGGAAAATGAGGGCAAACTCGGACTTCACTTCAAAACGGCTCCGGACCTCAATGCCACCCTGGAACACTGGCACCATGATGTTTTTGAAATTAAATGGAATGAAGAACACGCCTGGTTTGATTTCGGTACCGTCCAGTTTTTAATGAGCAACAACCTCACTCCGACGGAGCTGCAATTCGATATCCCGAATGACGATATTTTCTTCGAAGAAATTCATGCAAAAAGGCAGTGA
- the aspS gene encoding aspartate--tRNA ligase: protein MYRTHNCGALRLEDAGKEVVLSGWVQNSNNLGHMNFVQLRDRYGITQLNFNKDDDETLLEQAGKLGREFVINVKGIVRERSSKNRNIPTGEIEIQVKELTVLNSSKVPPFTIEDESDGGDELRMKYRYLDLRRGPVQKSIIFRSKVAMESRNYLASQGFIEVETPFLIKSTPEGARDFVVPSRMNQGQFYALPQSPQTFKQLLMVAGMDKYFQIVKCFRDEDLRADRQPEFTQIDCEMAFVTQEDILNTFEGLTKHVFKQTLGLELGDFPRMSYDEAMQRYGSDKPDIRFGMEFVELNEEAKGKGFSVFDDAELVVGICVEGQAEAYSNKDIKTLTEWMQRPQIGAKGLVYVKFMEDGSVKSSIGKFFSDEALMAWGEKFGAKLGDVLFILSGEEEKTRKQLSELRLEMGRRLGLMKAGDFKPLWVLDFPLLEWDEESGRFHAMHHPFTSPKKEDMDRMLTGDHESMKSLRADAYDLVINGSEIGGGSIRIHDRKLQERNFKLLGFTPEEAENQFGFLMGAFEYGAPPHGGIAFGFDRLCAVLSGQTSIRDFIAFPKNNQGRDMMIDAPSAVSDEQMVEWGLKLDLKK, encoded by the coding sequence ATGTACAGAACGCATAACTGCGGAGCGCTCCGCCTCGAAGATGCAGGAAAAGAAGTGGTTTTGAGTGGATGGGTTCAGAATTCCAATAATTTGGGACACATGAATTTTGTTCAATTGAGGGACCGTTACGGGATCACCCAGTTGAATTTTAATAAAGATGATGACGAGACTTTGCTGGAACAGGCGGGAAAGCTGGGGCGCGAGTTTGTGATCAATGTAAAGGGTATTGTCCGGGAACGAAGCAGCAAGAATCGGAATATCCCCACCGGTGAAATTGAGATCCAGGTGAAAGAACTGACGGTTTTGAACAGTTCCAAAGTGCCTCCGTTTACCATTGAAGATGAATCGGATGGGGGAGATGAATTGCGGATGAAATACCGTTATCTCGATTTGCGTCGCGGACCGGTACAAAAGAGTATCATCTTCCGTAGCAAGGTGGCTATGGAGTCACGGAATTATTTGGCTTCCCAGGGATTTATCGAAGTGGAGACGCCGTTCTTGATCAAAAGTACGCCGGAGGGAGCACGGGATTTTGTGGTGCCAAGTCGTATGAACCAGGGACAGTTTTACGCTTTGCCTCAATCGCCTCAGACGTTTAAACAGCTGCTGATGGTAGCGGGCATGGATAAATATTTCCAGATCGTAAAGTGTTTCCGTGATGAGGATTTGCGTGCCGACCGACAGCCGGAATTTACGCAAATCGACTGCGAGATGGCTTTTGTGACCCAGGAAGATATTCTCAATACTTTTGAAGGTCTGACCAAACATGTATTTAAGCAAACGCTTGGATTGGAGTTGGGAGACTTTCCCCGTATGTCTTATGATGAAGCGATGCAGCGTTACGGATCTGATAAACCGGATATTCGTTTTGGGATGGAATTCGTGGAGCTTAACGAAGAAGCGAAGGGCAAAGGGTTCAGTGTGTTTGATGACGCAGAATTGGTGGTTGGAATCTGTGTGGAAGGACAGGCGGAAGCTTATTCCAATAAAGATATAAAGACCCTGACAGAGTGGATGCAACGTCCTCAAATCGGGGCGAAAGGATTGGTGTATGTCAAGTTTATGGAAGATGGCAGCGTGAAATCTTCCATCGGTAAATTCTTCTCTGATGAAGCATTAATGGCCTGGGGCGAAAAATTTGGCGCCAAGCTGGGTGATGTCCTGTTCATCCTTTCGGGAGAAGAGGAAAAAACACGCAAGCAACTCAGCGAACTTCGGCTTGAAATGGGCAGGAGACTGGGATTGATGAAGGCCGGGGATTTCAAACCACTGTGGGTGCTCGATTTTCCTCTGCTGGAATGGGATGAGGAGTCAGGCCGTTTCCACGCGATGCACCACCCGTTTACTTCTCCTAAGAAAGAAGATATGGACCGCATGCTTACCGGTGACCATGAATCGATGAAAAGCCTGCGTGCCGATGCTTATGACCTTGTGATCAACGGGTCTGAAATCGGCGGTGGGTCTATTCGTATTCACGACAGGAAGTTGCAGGAAAGAAACTTTAAACTATTAGGATTTACACCGGAAGAAGCCGAAAATCAATTTGGCTTCCTGATGGGGGCTTTTGAATATGGAGCGCCTCCACACGGCGGTATTGCTTTCGGTTTTGACCGTTTGTGCGCTGTATTGAGTGGTCAGACATCGATCCGTGATTTTATTGCTTTCCCTAAAAACAACCAGGGCCGTGATATGATGATCGATGCTCCTTCTGCTGTGTCTGATGAGCAGATGGTAGAATGGGGGTTGAAGCTGGATTTGAAAAAATGA
- a CDS encoding carbohydrate binding family 9 domain-containing protein — MKKPLLTLALCCSIFSLFSQGAASLDLSKKQITAYRVEKGPVIDGDLSDQAWESATSYATDFITLDPTFGKKATFPTHVKVLYDNTGLYVSAMMYDNQPDSIRHELVERDGIGSADWFGVFIDSYKGGINGEEFIVTAAGVQFDAKASPNGEDEGWDAIWNSAVKIVENGWVAEIKIPYSALRFPNKEEQLWHINFGRKIDRTQEKVFWSEINPKIDGFLNQSGLLTGIVGIKSPVRLSATPFLALYGLHSKDENGHNNFGRSFNAGMDIKYGINDAFTLDMTLIPDFGEARSDQEVLNLSPFEVRYDENRQFFTEGTELFSKGNLFYSRRIGGEPLHYWEVEENLKEGEVVVSNPTETQLLNATKLSGRTTHGLGIGWFNATAKKQTATVRDVEGVTHEMETSPLSNYNVLVLDQNLKNNSSVSLINATTLRFGDDYDANVTGAVFDLINNKRSYGIEGQGVLSQKYYGDSTALGYNYNVGIKKISGNWNWSLGYNIESDTYDPNDLGFIFSNNERSANFNVEYSIFEPKGRFNRIQFGGSAYYSRLYNPNNFTGLGVEIWAWGQTKNFWNLNAWTYFEPVKGYDFFEPRAEGRYYESPTNASLGFNINSDRRKRLRVWINGRIANTNEKDRYDWRIVVGPSFRVSDKFSFGVSTQKEFAKGQVGFVNHIFENDLDEVPDVIFGRRDRTTVTNNAWASYNFNNKMALSFNLYHYWTKGKYSSYHLLSEDGTLTDTDYNEANNFTFNAFNIDLQYRWRFAPGSDIFVVWKNAIFNDGDQVDMQYFDNLNTLFTGPQSNQLSLKVIYYLDYLYLAKKG; from the coding sequence ATGAAAAAACCACTATTAACCCTTGCGCTCTGCTGTTCCATATTTTCTTTGTTTTCCCAGGGAGCCGCCAGTCTTGATTTATCTAAAAAACAGATAACTGCTTACAGAGTCGAAAAAGGGCCTGTGATTGATGGAGACCTTTCCGATCAAGCCTGGGAATCAGCCACTTCTTATGCCACAGACTTCATCACCCTCGACCCGACTTTTGGAAAAAAAGCCACCTTCCCTACCCATGTAAAAGTACTTTACGACAATACCGGCCTCTACGTCAGCGCCATGATGTACGACAATCAGCCCGACAGTATCCGTCATGAATTGGTGGAGCGGGATGGCATTGGCAGTGCCGACTGGTTTGGTGTTTTCATTGACTCCTATAAAGGAGGAATAAACGGTGAAGAATTTATCGTCACCGCAGCGGGCGTCCAGTTTGATGCCAAGGCCAGCCCCAACGGAGAAGATGAGGGATGGGATGCCATTTGGAACAGCGCGGTAAAAATAGTGGAAAATGGTTGGGTGGCCGAAATAAAAATCCCCTACTCTGCCTTGCGTTTTCCCAATAAGGAAGAACAACTCTGGCACATTAATTTCGGAAGGAAAATCGACCGAACCCAGGAAAAAGTATTTTGGAGTGAGATCAACCCCAAGATCGATGGCTTTCTCAATCAATCAGGATTGCTCACCGGCATTGTAGGCATAAAATCCCCGGTCAGGCTTTCGGCAACGCCCTTCCTGGCTTTATACGGACTCCATTCCAAAGACGAAAACGGGCATAACAATTTCGGAAGATCTTTCAACGCAGGGATGGACATCAAATACGGGATCAACGATGCCTTCACCCTGGACATGACCCTCATCCCCGATTTTGGAGAGGCCAGGTCTGATCAGGAGGTCCTCAATTTAAGCCCTTTTGAAGTCAGGTATGATGAAAACCGTCAATTTTTCACAGAAGGAACCGAGCTGTTCAGCAAAGGAAATTTGTTCTACTCCCGAAGAATTGGCGGAGAACCGCTTCACTACTGGGAAGTGGAAGAAAACCTGAAAGAGGGAGAAGTGGTCGTCAGTAATCCTACAGAAACCCAATTATTGAATGCAACCAAACTGTCAGGACGAACCACCCATGGATTGGGCATAGGTTGGTTTAACGCTACAGCCAAAAAACAAACCGCAACGGTCAGGGATGTCGAAGGCGTAACCCATGAAATGGAAACTTCCCCCCTGAGCAATTATAATGTATTGGTTCTGGATCAGAATTTAAAAAATAATTCCTCGGTCTCCTTAATCAATGCCACCACCCTGAGATTTGGAGATGATTATGACGCCAATGTCACCGGTGCTGTTTTTGACCTGATCAATAACAAAAGAAGTTACGGCATTGAAGGGCAGGGCGTTTTGAGCCAAAAATATTACGGTGACAGCACCGCCCTCGGATATAACTATAATGTAGGCATCAAAAAAATCAGCGGCAACTGGAACTGGAGCCTGGGGTACAATATCGAAAGCGACACGTATGACCCCAATGACCTGGGGTTTATATTCAGCAACAATGAAAGATCAGCAAATTTTAATGTGGAATACAGCATTTTCGAACCCAAAGGCCGTTTTAACAGGATTCAGTTTGGAGGTTCCGCCTACTATTCCCGACTGTACAACCCCAATAATTTCACAGGACTGGGCGTAGAAATATGGGCCTGGGGGCAAACCAAGAATTTTTGGAATCTGAATGCCTGGACCTATTTCGAGCCGGTAAAAGGCTATGATTTTTTTGAACCCCGGGCCGAAGGTCGTTATTATGAATCTCCTACAAATGCCAGCCTTGGATTTAATATCAATTCCGACCGAAGGAAGCGGTTGCGGGTTTGGATCAATGGAAGAATTGCCAATACCAATGAAAAAGACAGATACGACTGGAGAATCGTCGTTGGACCTTCGTTCCGGGTGAGCGATAAATTTTCATTTGGCGTTTCCACACAAAAGGAATTTGCCAAAGGACAGGTCGGTTTTGTGAACCATATTTTTGAAAACGATCTGGATGAAGTGCCCGACGTAATTTTTGGAAGAAGAGACCGGACCACGGTGACTAATAACGCCTGGGCCAGTTATAATTTCAATAACAAAATGGCCCTTTCCTTCAACCTGTATCACTATTGGACCAAAGGCAAGTATTCCAGCTACCACCTGTTATCCGAAGACGGAACCCTCACAGATACCGACTATAACGAGGCGAATAATTTTACTTTCAATGCTTTTAACATCGACCTTCAGTACCGCTGGCGTTTTGCCCCGGGAAGTGATATTTTTGTGGTTTGGAAAAATGCCATTTTTAACGACGGCGACCAGGTGGACATGCAGTATTTTGACAACCTTAACACCTTGTTTACAGGCCCTCAAAGTAACCAGCTTTCGCTTAAGGTCATTTATTATCTTGACTATTTGTATCTGGCAAAAAAAGGATAG
- the galK gene encoding galactokinase: MIEKIRQSHLDSFGSAPLMLKVPSRINLIGEHTDYNLGYSLPAAVGQSMIFGFSHNDNGFMNIEACNIGERIQFSIWEHDYPEGSWTGYFKTIITELKERDFEVDGINCTFGGDIPIGAGMSSSSALNCGFLYGLNELFGWKLTNRDIMFIAQAAEHRYGVKGGLMDQYTILNGRKDHALLLDFKTLTHTLVPMFTGDYHFVLFNTCVKHSLVHSPYNQRRHSCDRVLKLLHEDNVYIQSYQDFDEHTLDLYRNQIKKDDFIKAQFVLRENDRVLKAAETLKSGDLKTFGQLLWQSHEGLRNDYEVSCEELDFLVDHIREKGGVLGSRMMGGGFGGCTINLIHKDHIKEIWNDLDQAYHQQFGIRAEMFEVEVGEGIRLLDAGC; this comes from the coding sequence ATGATTGAAAAAATCAGACAAAGTCATTTGGATTCCTTTGGAAGTGCCCCTTTGATGCTCAAAGTACCTTCCAGGATCAACCTGATCGGGGAGCATACGGATTACAACCTGGGCTACTCCCTGCCGGCAGCGGTAGGTCAGTCCATGATTTTTGGCTTTAGCCACAACGATAATGGGTTCATGAACATCGAGGCCTGTAACATTGGTGAGCGGATCCAATTTTCCATTTGGGAACATGATTATCCCGAGGGCAGCTGGACCGGTTATTTTAAGACCATTATCACGGAATTGAAAGAAAGAGATTTCGAGGTGGACGGCATCAATTGTACTTTTGGGGGAGATATCCCCATCGGGGCGGGTATGTCGTCTTCGTCGGCCCTGAATTGCGGGTTTCTTTACGGCTTGAATGAATTGTTTGGCTGGAAACTTACCAACCGGGATATCATGTTCATCGCCCAGGCTGCGGAACATCGCTATGGTGTAAAAGGAGGGCTGATGGATCAGTACACCATTCTCAATGGCCGGAAGGATCACGCTTTGCTGCTCGACTTTAAAACCCTCACCCATACCCTGGTGCCTATGTTCACGGGAGATTATCATTTCGTATTGTTCAATACCTGTGTGAAACATAGTCTCGTGCATTCTCCTTATAATCAAAGAAGGCATTCCTGTGACAGGGTACTCAAATTGCTCCACGAGGACAATGTTTACATTCAATCCTACCAGGATTTTGATGAACATACCCTTGACCTGTATCGAAACCAGATTAAAAAAGATGATTTTATCAAGGCCCAATTTGTGCTGAGGGAGAATGACAGGGTATTGAAAGCTGCCGAAACCCTGAAATCCGGAGATTTGAAGACCTTCGGCCAATTGTTGTGGCAGTCACATGAAGGATTGAGAAATGACTATGAGGTGAGTTGTGAAGAATTGGATTTCCTGGTCGATCATATTCGGGAAAAGGGTGGTGTGCTGGGCTCGAGAATGATGGGCGGTGGCTTTGGCGGTTGCACCATCAACCTCATTCACAAAGACCACATTAAAGAGATCTGGAACGATCTGGACCAGGCATACCATCAACAATTTGGCATCCGGGCAGAGATGTTCGAAGTGGAAGTGGGGGAGGGGATTAGGTTGCTTGATGCTGGTTGCTAG
- a CDS encoding GNAT family N-acetyltransferase encodes MIRYETARTPSELQQILALQSANLPHVISKEERQKEGFVTVQHSPELLKSMNDHSPHIIAKDRQKVIGYSLTMDKVFGDQIPVLVPMFDQINGLLYKNKALSSIDYIVMGQVCIDKNYRGQGIFEGLYQRMKLEYAHRHPCVITEVDVLNNRSIRAHQKVGFDHLNTYTSPDEKKWVIMIWEWKP; translated from the coding sequence ATGATCCGATACGAAACGGCCCGAACACCTTCCGAGCTTCAACAAATCCTTGCCCTCCAGTCGGCTAACCTCCCTCATGTTATTTCAAAAGAGGAAAGGCAAAAAGAAGGTTTCGTTACGGTTCAGCATTCCCCGGAGTTGCTGAAATCCATGAACGACCATTCCCCACACATCATCGCGAAAGACAGGCAAAAAGTCATAGGGTATTCATTAACCATGGACAAGGTTTTTGGAGATCAAATCCCCGTTTTGGTTCCAATGTTTGATCAAATAAACGGGCTGTTGTATAAAAACAAGGCCCTTTCATCCATCGACTATATCGTCATGGGCCAGGTGTGCATCGATAAAAACTACCGCGGACAGGGCATTTTTGAGGGATTGTACCAAAGGATGAAACTGGAATATGCCCATAGGCATCCTTGCGTCATTACTGAAGTTGATGTATTAAACAATAGATCTATACGCGCCCACCAAAAAGTCGGGTTTGATCATCTCAACACCTATACCTCGCCTGATGAAAAGAAATGGGTGATTATGATTTGGGAATGGAAACCATAA
- a CDS encoding OmpA family protein yields the protein MRGLAFLVFLLFCAFLLWARHFYVCNVKQLCGEEIPEEVRLKTLQLKDDGVTILQGYDEFAFDKDSTAPRLNANNESFLDTLAMILKADSTKKLTITAFYRESEKELQPGFFENMGIARADEIRKLLVQRGIKEGHISLDHGISEDETLSAPLVFEMYTSNVPDEFDKVQFTFTNMTFSDANFAFDSDEFKPGEPFHMYADSVKIYFQQNPEKKLTIIGHTDNIGDKKYNLDLGMRRARSTMKYFRELGVTAKIEIDSKGEKRPVASNNSSEGRQKNRRVNFVIE from the coding sequence ATGAGAGGATTAGCTTTTTTGGTCTTTCTGTTGTTTTGTGCCTTTCTGCTTTGGGCCAGGCACTTTTATGTATGTAATGTCAAACAGTTATGCGGGGAGGAAATTCCGGAGGAAGTCCGATTGAAAACGCTGCAACTCAAGGATGACGGCGTCACCATCCTTCAGGGATATGATGAATTTGCCTTTGATAAGGATTCTACCGCTCCGAGACTCAATGCCAACAACGAATCTTTCCTCGACACTCTCGCCATGATACTGAAAGCCGACTCCACCAAAAAGCTGACCATCACCGCTTTTTACCGGGAGAGCGAAAAGGAACTTCAGCCCGGTTTTTTTGAGAATATGGGAATCGCGCGGGCCGACGAAATAAGAAAACTATTGGTACAACGCGGGATCAAGGAAGGCCACATCAGCCTCGATCATGGGATCAGCGAAGACGAGACCCTTTCGGCTCCCCTGGTTTTTGAAATGTACACCTCCAATGTGCCGGATGAGTTCGACAAGGTGCAGTTTACCTTTACCAATATGACTTTCTCCGATGCCAACTTTGCTTTTGATTCGGATGAATTCAAACCCGGTGAACCCTTCCACATGTACGCCGATTCCGTGAAAATATATTTCCAGCAGAATCCGGAAAAAAAGCTGACCATCATCGGTCATACCGACAATATCGGGGACAAAAAATACAATCTTGACCTGGGCATGCGCCGGGCCAGAAGCACCATGAAATATTTCCGCGAACTGGGCGTCACCGCAAAGATCGAAATCGATTCGAAGGGAGAAAAGCGGCCGGTAGCCTCCAACAATTCCTCGGAAGGCCGGCAAAAAAACCGAAGGGTAAACTTCGTCATCGAATAA